GACATTGTGTTTCAAGCGGATCCTTTCCCCGCTCTGCAAAGCTGTGACGGTGCCTTGTGCCTTTTTGCCGAAGATCCGATCCGGGAGCAGGACTTTAACACGCGTTGCGTTTTGGAGTTTTATGGCGCGGGCAGTTTGAAAAGCATCGGGCAGCAGCCGGGCTTCTGCTCGGGAACCACCGGTGGAGGCACCCGGGCCGTATTGGCATATCTTGACTGCATGGCCCGTGAAATCATCTGCAAATTAAAAATTTTGCATAAATATGACTACGGCGATCAGGCGGTACACATCTGGACCGCGTGGGCTGGACGGCTGCCCAAGTATCGCGTACTCGAAAATTTCAACGGTCCGGTGGCAAATCTTGGCATTGCAGACGCGGGCCGTTTCAGATGGAATAGCCAGGGTTTAATGCTTAACGACGATGGCAGCATCATTCCCGTGCTTCATCAATACAACCGGCATCCATGCCTTGAAAGCCTGGTCGAAAAGCTTGCCGCTTGAATCGTAATGAACCCGTCGGCCCCTCAAATTTGCATTGTCGCCGCATCCTTGTCCGCTTCGCCCAATGACGAAGGGGCAGGCGGGCACGCATTGCAACTGGCCCGGCTTTGTCTGGAGCATTTTGGTTCTCTCACGGTTCTTTACACAGGGCCGCGCTGGGACCGGCAGCCTGGCCTTGAAAAATCACTCACAGACGCAGGAGCCCGGTTTGTTTTTCTGGAAGATGTACCGCGGGAACCCCATGAAAATGACCAATGGGGGATCATCGATCAGTCGTCGGCTGTTTGCGATTTTCTAAAAACAGAAAACCACTCCCACATCGTTTTTCAAGACCAGCGCGGACCGGGCTTCAGAGCCATCCAGGCCAGGAGGATTGCCGGAGAATTTGAAAATTCGGTTTTGATCCTCTGCATATTGGCTCCATCGGAATATTCCCTGGAAAAACAGGAGGCATGGAGCCGGTGGCCCGTTGTCGATGCCCTGGCCGGTTGGTGTGAACGTTATGCATGCGAACACGCGGATTTTGTGGCGTTCGCCGGCACGGAAGTCAGGGATTGGGTGACGGGGCGGGAATGGGTTGTGGCCCCAAAAGCCGCCTTAATGCCCGTGCCAAGTGATTCGCTGGAGGCAAGCAGGCAAAAATGGATCGATCTCTTCTCGGAAAGGCCCCCGGCCGCGCGTTTGGAAAAAATCCGCGCGGAAATTGCAGCCAATCCCCCCCTGGTTTCGGTTATCATCCCGTATTTCAATTACGGAAAATATCTGCCGACAGCCCTGGCTTCCATTGCCGCCTCCACCTACCCGAACTTTGAAGTTTTCGTGGTTGATGATGCCAGTACGGATGAGTTCTCGCGCAGGATTTTCCGGGAAATGCGCGAGCTCTATGACGGCCCGAAATATGCCTTTATTTCCCGGAGGGAAAATGGGGGAGTGGCAGCGGTTCGAAACCACGCCGCCGCCCTGGCCCGGGGGGAATACCTGGTGTTTTTTGATTCGGACAACATTGCCGACCCTGGCATGTTGCAGTCCTTTGTTGAAGGGATCATCCATGGCGGGGTGGATTGCTGTACATGTTATTACAAAACTTTTTCAAACACCACGATATCCGATCCCGAAACAGCGCTGGCTTGGGTAAGCACACCCATAGGAGCGGCCCTTGAAATCGGATGGATGGAAAACGTCTGCGGTGATGCCAACAGCATTGTCAGGCGTGATGTTTTTGAAAGTATTAAGGGCTTCCGCAGCGAGTGCGAGCCCGTGGAGGATTTTGATTTTTTTCTGCGTGTTTGTTTTGCCGGGCGCAAGGTGGACGTGGTCCCCCGGTTTTTGTTCTGGTACCGTGACAACCACGGCGGCCTGCGCCACAACGCCAATCGTTACAAAAGATACCACACTATTTTATCCACCTACACATCCGGCCTGCCCGCTTTCCACCAGAGAATTTTCAAACAGATTGCCTATCCCCTGGCCCGCCTTGCGGGATATCCCCCGCAGCGCTGGCGCTGGCATGACCTGCCATCAGACCGAACTGGTCCGAAAGACATTTCTCCCGCCCGTTTTGCCTATTCCCTTTTGAAACAAATTGAGCAATACGTGAGAAAGCGCTATTTCAAGCGCGCTAAAAATCAATCCGATTGAGTTGTGCAGCACTTTCCCGTCAGCATAATCATTCCCGCCTACAATTGTGCCGAGGCCCTTCCCGGACACATTGAGGCCATCACCCCGTTGATCCGGCAATGTGAAGAAACCCTGTTTGTTGCCAGCAAAAGCCCCGATGGCACACATGAGCTTGCGGCCCGTTTGGCGGAACATCACAGCGCGTCAATCCTCATCACCCCCCGGGGTGTTTTCAGCTCCTGGAATACAGGGGTCGGGGCCACATCGGCAAAGTACTGCTATTTCAGTACGGTAGGCGATACGATTGCACCGGAAGGGTTGAAGCATCTGGTCGCTCTTGCGGAGTCACGCGCCGCCGATCTTGTCATCAGCCCCCCTATCACAACTAACAATAACTACAGCCACATCAAGTTGTGGCCCATTATTAAACATCACCGGATCTTCGAAAGATACGAAGGCCGCCGCATTCCCAGCGCAAAGTTGATCAGTTGGGTGTACCGTCATGCTCCGGACTGCATCATCGGATCTTCCGCCTCCGCCTTGTACCGGCGCGATTTTCTGGCCGCCCGCCCTTTCCCCACCACATTTCATAATTACGGTGATACCGCGTGGACTTTCAAAGTTTGCTCCGACGCGGCCGTGGTTTATTCAAGGAAGCCTGTGGCTCACTTCGTGGCCCATCCAGCCACACGCCATGCTCCTGATTTCAGCGATATGATCCGGCTGCAGTCGCTTTGCCTGCTGTCCGTACGTGGAAAACTTCGCCACCCCGCAAAACAATATTTGCGATCGAAAAAAAGGACCCTCTCACGGACCGGACGGCGCATGCAAAAAAAATGGTTGGAAAGCAAGGAGACGCTCAATGCCCGGAGAGGCCGCCACCCCAGGGCCTTTTGGTGGTTGAATCTGGAAACCTGGGTGATGCGCGGCAGGCGTGGCACTTATTCCATTTTGCTTTGGATTATACTGGGCCTGCAAATTACCCTGATCAAGCAATTGACGGGCGCCGGTCGTTTATACGGAGGGAGATCCAAATATCTTGGCCAGAACCAGCTTGATTAGCATTCTAAAGCGCCAAAAAGATGTCAGTCTCTTGAGCTGGAACCCGCGCCACCACCATTGCAGTGATTTGACCAATTGTCTCCTGTTGTACAGCCGTCCGGTCACGCGATCACAGTAAAATGCCAGAAACGCATCCTTGGAAAAATCCCTGGAAAACCTGAACGTGGCCAGGCGCACCGGCGCCACCACCCCCCCCAATTCCTCCTCAATGAGCGGAATCCGGCCCGCGATCCCGAGGTCTTCAAACAGCTTGCGGTAGATGGCCAAACCCTCCTGGTGGAAGCGCTCTCCCAAAATCGCGGATTTTGCCGCCCCATGCTTCCGAAAACTGGCCAGCACCTCCGGAATCAACGATACCTTGTCCTGTCCATACAGGGCCAGATATTTGACCCAAAGATGCCAGTCCATCATGCACTGCAACTGTTCCTCCACCCCGCCCAAGTCGCGTACAACCGTCATGCGCCAGAATGTCGAGGGCTGACAAAAAACACCACGGCAGATGGTCTGTTCCGGACAGGTACGCACCGGCAGCTTCAAATATACGGGATGTTCCAGATCCGGCTCCACAAATTCCATCATGCGGCCGGCCACAATGTCGGCGACGCCCTTTCTGAATTCTTCGGCAACACGGTTCAATGCCCCCGGCTGCAGGGAATCATCCGCATTGACCCAGTTGAATATTTCACCCGTGCAGCGCTGCAATCCCTTGTTGATTGCGCTGCTTTGCCCCGCATCGGGACCGTTGATCAGATGAACCCGGAGGTCTTTTTGATAACGGTTGATGATATCCAGCGTGCCGTCCGTGCTTCCCCCATCTACGATCCAATACTCAAAATCGCCGTAATCCTGGCTCAGTACGCTTTCAATCGTTTCAACCAAAAACGCCGAAGCCTGGTAACACGGTGTGACAATGCTTATTTTCATTACATTCATGCCGCTCTTCAAAGGAACTGACACTTAAACTTTGAATTTGCCACCCTAAAATAATATGGCAACCCATAACCAGTATGATTCATTTATTAATCACAGATCGCCGCTTCTCCAATCACCCGCTCAAACTCCGTTTCAAGGCATCCCAACTCCTGCGGCTTCCAATGAGTTGCAGAATGCATGAACCGGATTTACCCGGGACGGCCACTTTACACATGGCTCCGAAGTCCAATACACGAAAAATAATCTTTGATATTGTGGCGTGAGTGGATGAAAATCCTCAAATTCTGGAACCCCTCTGACATGACCACACCCCCCACGACTCCAACCGCGCCGCGCGTCCTGCTGTTGTACCGCAATGCCTGCAATCTCGAAGGCATCATCCGCACCTGGGCCAAAAATGCCGACGCTGTTTTTTGCCCGACCAAAAGGCGGGACGTCAATTTCCTCCCGGAGGGCCACATATTCAACTGGAGCCAATTCGGGCGGATCCGGGAAAATCTTGCAAAAAGGAAGTATGACCTGGTCATCTGCACCGCGGTGTCCGACAGTTGTTGGCGCTGGAACCGGTCCCCGCTCAAAAATATTTCGCTGCTGCTGAAAATGTTCCTTAAGAATTTTCCAAGCCTCGGCATCCCGCTCCTTCTGCCGCAGATCCGCAGCAGCGGCGTTCCCCTGATTGTCCTGGATTGGGAGGACAACACCATCCTGGCCCGCAAAAACTGGCCCTTGTTGGAAGCCTGCACGTGGTATTTCAAAACCCAGTGCCCCGTCAATCCGCTCAAGGCGTTTCTTTTCCAAGACAAGCGAAACGACTGTGTCTTCAATATCTCCCGGAACAACAAGTACAAGGAGCTCGGCGCAAAAATCAGGCCCGTCTCCCTCGGCCTCGAAATTCCCGCCTATCTGGATTCCTGCCGTTCCCCGGAAAAAAAGGCCGATATTTTCTTCGCAGGCGCAGTTTACTATTCCTGGATACGCATTCATGGAAAAAAAATGCTCGAGCAACTGGCCGGGGAAGGCTGCATCGT
The DNA window shown above is from Candidatus Methylacidiphilales bacterium and carries:
- a CDS encoding glycosyltransferase family 2 protein, producing the protein MKISIVTPCYQASAFLVETIESVLSQDYGDFEYWIVDGGSTDGTLDIINRYQKDLRVHLINGPDAGQSSAINKGLQRCTGEIFNWVNADDSLQPGALNRVAEEFRKGVADIVAGRMMEFVEPDLEHPVYLKLPVRTCPEQTICRGVFCQPSTFWRMTVVRDLGGVEEQLQCMMDWHLWVKYLALYGQDKVSLIPEVLASFRKHGAAKSAILGERFHQEGLAIYRKLFEDLGIAGRIPLIEEELGGVVAPVRLATFRFSRDFSKDAFLAFYCDRVTGRLYNRRQLVKSLQWWWRGFQLKRLTSFWRFRMLIKLVLAKIFGSPSV
- a CDS encoding glycosyltransferase — its product is MQHFPVSIIIPAYNCAEALPGHIEAITPLIRQCEETLFVASKSPDGTHELAARLAEHHSASILITPRGVFSSWNTGVGATSAKYCYFSTVGDTIAPEGLKHLVALAESRAADLVISPPITTNNNYSHIKLWPIIKHHRIFERYEGRRIPSAKLISWVYRHAPDCIIGSSASALYRRDFLAARPFPTTFHNYGDTAWTFKVCSDAAVVYSRKPVAHFVAHPATRHAPDFSDMIRLQSLCLLSVRGKLRHPAKQYLRSKKRTLSRTGRRMQKKWLESKETLNARRGRHPRAFWWLNLETWVMRGRRGTYSILLWIILGLQITLIKQLTGAGRLYGGRSKYLGQNQLD
- a CDS encoding glycosyltransferase, which gives rise to MKILKFWNPSDMTTPPTTPTAPRVLLLYRNACNLEGIIRTWAKNADAVFCPTKRRDVNFLPEGHIFNWSQFGRIRENLAKRKYDLVICTAVSDSCWRWNRSPLKNISLLLKMFLKNFPSLGIPLLLPQIRSSGVPLIVLDWEDNTILARKNWPLLEACTWYFKTQCPVNPLKAFLFQDKRNDCVFNISRNNKYKELGAKIRPVSLGLEIPAYLDSCRSPEKKADIFFAGAVYYSWIRIHGKKMLEQLAGEGCIVDLPSEKLDHKTYLKRTSEAWLIWSPEGGEWDNARHYESLLMGSVPVINYPPNWRYRPFEDRKHVLYYDVAGEHLLTVIREALTDKDRLRTIAQAGAEFVRQYHYQSTLASYMVDMGLGREL
- a CDS encoding glycosyltransferase family A protein, which gives rise to MNPSAPQICIVAASLSASPNDEGAGGHALQLARLCLEHFGSLTVLYTGPRWDRQPGLEKSLTDAGARFVFLEDVPREPHENDQWGIIDQSSAVCDFLKTENHSHIVFQDQRGPGFRAIQARRIAGEFENSVLILCILAPSEYSLEKQEAWSRWPVVDALAGWCERYACEHADFVAFAGTEVRDWVTGREWVVAPKAALMPVPSDSLEASRQKWIDLFSERPPAARLEKIRAEIAANPPLVSVIIPYFNYGKYLPTALASIAASTYPNFEVFVVDDASTDEFSRRIFREMRELYDGPKYAFISRRENGGVAAVRNHAAALARGEYLVFFDSDNIADPGMLQSFVEGIIHGGVDCCTCYYKTFSNTTISDPETALAWVSTPIGAALEIGWMENVCGDANSIVRRDVFESIKGFRSECEPVEDFDFFLRVCFAGRKVDVVPRFLFWYRDNHGGLRHNANRYKRYHTILSTYTSGLPAFHQRIFKQIAYPLARLAGYPPQRWRWHDLPSDRTGPKDISPARFAYSLLKQIEQYVRKRYFKRAKNQSD